A single genomic interval of Candidatus Binatia bacterium harbors:
- the clpS gene encoding ATP-dependent Clp protease adapter ClpS, with amino-acid sequence MSRREVEFDHEVVTETEKKLKKPPLYKVLLHNDDYTTKEFVVQVLQYVFHKEQTEAVQIMLHVHRKGIGVAGVYTYEVAETKVALVESLARQNEYPLKCTMEEA; translated from the coding sequence ATGAGCCGCCGGGAAGTAGAATTCGATCATGAGGTTGTCACCGAGACCGAGAAGAAGCTCAAAAAACCTCCGCTCTACAAGGTCCTGCTGCACAACGACGATTACACCACCAAAGAATTTGTCGTCCAGGTACTCCAATATGTCTTTCACAAGGAGCAAACCGAAGCCGTTCAGATCATGCTCCACGTCCATCGCAAGGGGATCGGCGTCGCGGGCGTCTATACCTACGAGGTCGCCGAGACCAAGGTGGCTCTGGTCGAGAGTTTAGCGCGGCAGAATGAATATCCCTTGAAGTGCACGATGGAAGAGGCGTGA
- the clpA gene encoding ATP-dependent Clp protease ATP-binding subunit ClpA, which produces MFTKELKTTLSLAFSEAKRRRHEFVCVEHLLFALLQDKDASSAIVHCGGDPARLKKGLEDFFTTHLESVHHGLDHEPQETIGFHRVLQRAVIHAQSAEKKEINGGNLLIAIFREPDSYAVYLLEEQGLNRFDVVSYVSHGISKIPVSEEEPASPMETPDDERPAPVKNPLEAFTVNLVKKAREGHIDPLIGRETEIERTIHVLCRRRKNNPIYVGDPGVGKTAIAEGLALKIHQAEVPNVLKDAVIYALDMGALLAGTKFRGDFEARLKGVLNALKKQPNSILFIDEIHTVVGAGATSGGSLDASNILKPALASGALRCIGSTTYHDYKSYFERDRALARRFQKIEISEPSLEESYKILLGLKPHYEKHHGVRYSAGALRAAVDLSAKHLNDRRLPDKAIDVIDEVGAAVKLMPEEKRKKVVGTKDIEQIVAKIAKIPPRSVSSSDRLQIQNIEQELKAVVFGQDQAIESLASVIKLSRSGLGQPEKPIGCFLFSGPTGVGKTEVAKQLARILGVEFMRFDMSEYMEKHTVSRLIGAPPGYVGFDQGGLLTDGVNRNPYAVLLLDEIEKAHPDLFNILLQVMDHATLTDNNGRKADFRNIILIMTTNAGAREMSGAPLGFGAVTNIGKGKEAIEKMFSPEFRNRLDAVIAFNALNPEVILCVVDKFVGELNQQLLEKKVSLSLTRRAREWLARRGYDPIFGARPMARLIQNEVKRPLADEILFGKLQSGGKVEVDESDDRLTFNYIDQPAPAEPVTAEQ; this is translated from the coding sequence ATGTTCACCAAGGAGCTTAAAACCACCCTGAGCTTGGCCTTTTCGGAGGCTAAGCGGCGGCGGCATGAATTTGTCTGTGTCGAGCACCTGCTCTTCGCGCTCTTGCAGGACAAAGACGCCAGCTCGGCCATCGTTCATTGCGGCGGCGATCCGGCGCGCCTCAAAAAAGGCCTGGAAGATTTTTTTACCACTCACCTCGAATCCGTCCACCACGGGCTCGACCACGAGCCGCAGGAGACCATCGGCTTTCACCGTGTGCTGCAGCGGGCGGTGATTCACGCCCAGTCGGCGGAAAAAAAGGAAATTAACGGCGGCAATCTCCTGATCGCGATTTTTCGCGAGCCGGACTCTTACGCCGTCTATCTCCTCGAAGAGCAGGGGCTCAACCGCTTCGACGTGGTGAGCTACGTCTCTCACGGCATCTCGAAAATTCCGGTCAGCGAAGAAGAGCCGGCGAGTCCGATGGAGACGCCGGACGACGAGCGCCCGGCGCCGGTCAAAAACCCGCTCGAAGCGTTCACCGTCAACCTGGTAAAAAAGGCGCGCGAAGGACACATCGACCCGCTGATCGGGCGCGAGACGGAGATCGAGCGGACGATCCACGTGCTTTGCCGGCGGCGGAAGAATAACCCCATTTACGTCGGCGATCCGGGCGTCGGCAAGACGGCCATCGCCGAAGGCCTGGCGCTGAAGATTCACCAGGCGGAAGTTCCCAACGTTCTGAAGGACGCGGTGATTTACGCCCTCGACATGGGCGCGCTTTTGGCCGGGACGAAATTCCGCGGCGACTTCGAGGCCCGTCTGAAAGGCGTGTTGAACGCGCTCAAAAAACAGCCCAACTCGATTCTCTTCATCGACGAAATTCATACGGTCGTCGGCGCCGGGGCGACCAGCGGCGGTTCGCTCGACGCGTCGAATATTTTAAAGCCGGCGCTCGCTTCCGGCGCGCTTCGCTGCATCGGCTCGACGACCTACCACGACTACAAGAGCTATTTCGAGCGCGACCGGGCGCTGGCGCGCCGCTTTCAGAAGATCGAAATCTCCGAACCGAGCCTGGAAGAGAGCTACAAAATACTGCTCGGGCTAAAGCCGCATTACGAGAAGCACCACGGCGTCCGCTACAGCGCCGGGGCGCTGCGCGCCGCGGTCGATCTTTCCGCCAAGCATCTGAACGACCGGCGGCTCCCCGACAAGGCGATCGACGTGATCGACGAGGTCGGCGCGGCGGTCAAGTTGATGCCGGAAGAGAAACGCAAGAAGGTCGTCGGCACCAAGGATATAGAACAGATCGTCGCCAAGATCGCCAAGATCCCGCCGCGCAGCGTATCGTCTTCGGACCGGTTGCAGATCCAGAACATCGAACAAGAATTGAAAGCGGTCGTTTTCGGTCAGGACCAGGCGATCGAGAGCCTCGCCAGCGTCATCAAGCTGTCGCGCTCCGGCCTCGGCCAGCCGGAAAAGCCGATCGGCTGCTTTCTTTTCTCCGGGCCGACCGGCGTCGGCAAAACCGAGGTGGCGAAGCAGCTCGCGCGGATTCTCGGCGTCGAATTTATGCGCTTCGACATGAGCGAGTACATGGAGAAGCATACGGTCTCGCGGCTGATCGGCGCACCACCGGGTTATGTAGGGTTCGACCAGGGAGGACTCCTGACCGACGGCGTAAACCGGAATCCCTATGCCGTGCTGCTGCTCGACGAGATCGAAAAAGCGCATCCCGATCTCTTCAACATTCTCCTCCAGGTCATGGACCACGCGACGCTCACGGACAATAACGGCAGGAAGGCGGACTTCCGCAATATTATCCTGATCATGACGACCAATGCCGGGGCGCGCGAGATGAGCGGAGCGCCGCTCGGGTTCGGCGCGGTCACCAACATCGGCAAAGGCAAAGAGGCGATCGAGAAGATGTTCAGCCCCGAGTTTCGGAACCGCCTCGACGCGGTCATCGCGTTCAACGCGCTTAACCCCGAAGTGATTCTCTGCGTGGTGGACAAATTCGTGGGCGAGCTGAACCAACAGCTCCTGGAGAAAAAAGTCTCACTGTCGCTCACGCGGCGCGCGCGCGAATGGCTGGCCCGGCGAGGATACGATCCGATCTTCGGCGCACGGCCGATGGCGCGCTTGATTCAGAACGAGGTCAAGCGGCCGCTGGCCGACGAGATCCTCTTCGGCAAGTTGCAAAGCGGCGGCAAAGTCGAGGTCGACGAGAGCGACGATCGTCTCACCTTCAACTATATCGACCAACCGGCTCCCGCTGAACCCGTTACCGCGGAGCAGTAA